Proteins co-encoded in one Brassica rapa cultivar Chiifu-401-42 chromosome A02, CAAS_Brap_v3.01, whole genome shotgun sequence genomic window:
- the LOC103853251 gene encoding LOW QUALITY PROTEIN: DEAD-box ATP-dependent RNA helicase 35-like (The sequence of the model RefSeq protein was modified relative to this genomic sequence to represent the inferred CDS: substituted 1 base at 1 genomic stop codon): protein MEDDDDYVEYVPVAKRRAMEEQKVLQRKGKVLELEEEAEKEKLAESKPSLLVQATQLKKDIPKVSATEQIILQEKEMMEHLSDKKTLMSVRELAKGITYTEPLLTGWKPPLHVRKMSRKQMDLIRKQWHIIVSGEEIPPPIKNFKDMKFPRAVLDTLKEKGIVQPTPIQVQGLHVILSGRDMIGIAFTGSGKTLVFVLPMIMIALQEEEMMPIGPGEGPIGLIVCPSRELARQTYEVVEQFVAPLVXAGYPPLRSLLCIGGVDMRSQLDVVKRGVHIVVATPGRLKDLLAKKKMSLDSCRYLTLDEADRLVDLGFEDDIREVFDHFKSQRQTLLFSATMPTKIQIFARSALVKPVTVNVGRAGAANLDVIQEVEYVKQEAKIVYLLECLQKTSPPVLIFCENKADVDDIHEYLLLKGVEAVAIHGGKDQEDREYAISSFKAGKKDVLVATDVASKGLDFPDIQHVINYDMPAEIENYVHRIGRTGRCGKTGIATTFINKNQSETTLLDLKHLLQEAKQRIPPVLAELKDPMEEAETIANASGVKGCAYCGGLGHRIRDCPKLEHQKSVAISNSRKDYFGSGGYRGEI, encoded by the exons ATGGAAGACGATGACGACTACGTGGAGTATGTTCCAGTGGCTAAGCGTAGAGCGATGGAAGAGCAGAAGGTCCTTCAACGGAAGGGAAAGGTGTTAGAGCTAGAGGAAGAAGCCGAGAAGGAGAAGCTCGCCGAATCCAAACCCAGCTTGCTAGTTCAAGCAACTCAGCTCAAGAAAGACATACCCAAAGTCAGCGCTACGGAGCAGATCATTCTACAAGAGAAGGAGATGATGGAGCATCTCTCCGATAAGAAGACGCTGATGTCTGTTCGCGAGTTAGCCAAAGGTATCACTTACACAGAGCCTTTGTTAACAGGCTGGAAACCTCCTTTGCACGTTAGGAAGATGTCTAGGAAGCAGATGGATTTGATTAGGAAGCAATGGCATATCATTGTTAGTGGTGAAGAGATTCCTCCTCCAATCAAGAACTTCAAGGATATGAAGTTTCCCAGAGCTGTTTTGGATACTCTCAAGGAGAAAGGGATAGTGCAGCCGACTCCTATTCAAGTCCAGGGCCTTCATGTGATTTTATCAGGAAGGGATATGATTGGGATTGCGTTCACTGGTTCCGGGAAAACTTTGGTTTTCGTGCTTCCTATGATCATGATTGCTCTCCAGGAGGAGGAGATGATGCCTATTGGTCCTGGAGAAGGTCCCATTGGGCTCATTGTTTGCCCGTCTAGAGAGCTAGCTAGGCAGACTTATGAAGTTGTTGAACAGTTTGTGGCTCCTTTGGTTTAGGCTGGATACCCGCCTTTGAGGTCTTTGCTGTGCATTGGAGGCGTGGATATGAGGTCCCAGTTGGATGTTGTCAAGAGAGGTGTTCATATTGTTGTTGCAACCCCTGGGAGGTTGAAGGATTTGCTCGCCAAGAAAAAGATGAGCTTGGATTCCTGCAG GTACCTGACGTTGGATGAGGCAGATAGGTTGGTTGATTTGGGTTTCGAAGATGACATTAGGGAAGTCTTTGACCACTTTAAGTCTCAGCGTCAAACGCTTCTCTTTTCTGCCACGATGCCCaccaaaattcaaatatttgcCAGAAGTGCTCTTGTGAAGCCTGTGACAGTTAACGTGGGAAGAGCCGGAGCTGCAAATCTAGACGTCATCCAGGAGGTTGAGTACGTCAAACAAGAAGCAAAGATTGTTTACCTCCTCGAGTGCCTGCAGAAAACCTCTCCACCGGTTCTTATATTCTGTGAGAACAAAGCTGATGTTGATGATATCCACGAGTACTTGTTACTGAAAGGAGTGGAAGCTGTGGCTATACATGGAGGAAAAGATCAGGAGGACAGAGAGTACGCCATCTCTTCATTCAAAGCTGGGAAGAAAGACGTCTTGGTCGCGACTGACGTTGCTTCTAAAGGGTTAGATTTCCCTGATATACAACACGTGATAAACTACGATATGCCTGCGGAGATTGAGAACTATGTGCATAGGATAGGAAGAACAGGCCGGTGTGGGAAAACTGGGATAGCTACTACGTTTATAAACAAGAACCAAAGCGAAACCACACTGCTTGATCTGAAACACTTGTTGCAAGAAGCTAAACAGAGGATTCCGCCTGTCCTTGCTGAGCTGAAGGATCCAATGGAAGAAGCAGAGACCATTGCTAATGCAAGTGGTGTCAAGGGTTGTGCTTACTGTGGCGGTCTCGGACATCGTATTAGGGACTGTCCAAAACTGGAGCACCAGAAGAGTGTGGCAATATCTAATTCTAGAAAAGACTATTTTGGCTCTGGTGGATACAGGGGAGAGATATAA